One genomic region from Vitis riparia cultivar Riparia Gloire de Montpellier isolate 1030 chromosome 17, EGFV_Vit.rip_1.0, whole genome shotgun sequence encodes:
- the LOC117904923 gene encoding elongator complex protein 3 — translation MATAVVAESRKLPRPGRGGVVSHGLSEEEARVRAIAEIVNNMVELSHRGENVDLNALKSAACRKYGLSRAPKLVEMIAALPESERDSLLPRLRAKPVRTASGIAVVAVMSKPHRCPHIATTGNICVYCPGGPDSDFEYSTQSYTGYEPTSMRAIRARYNPYVQARNRIDQLKRLGHSVDKVEFILMGGTFMSLPAEYRDYFTRNLHDALSGHTSANVEEAVAYSEHSAIKCIGMTIETRPDYCLGPHLRQMLSYGCTRLEIGVQSTYEDVARDTNRGHTVAAVADCFCLAKDAGFKVVAHMMPDLPNVGVERDLESFREFFESPMFRADGLKIYPTLVIRGTGLYELWKTGRYRNYPPEQLVDIVARILAMVPPWTRVYRVQRDIPMPLVTSGVEKGNLRELALARMDDLGLKCRDVRTREAGIQDIHHKIKPEEVELVRRDYTANEGWETFLSYEDTRQDILVGLLRLRKCGRNTTCPELIGRCSIVRELHVYGTAVPVHGRDADKLQHQGYGTLLMEAAEGIAGREHRSTKIAVISGVGTRHYYRKLGYELEGPYMVKYLV, via the exons ATGGCGACGGCGGTGGTGGCGGAGTCTCGAAAGCTGCCTCGGCCGGGTCGAGGCGGCGTGGTCTCGCATGGTCTCAGTGAAGAAGAGGCTCGAGTCAGAGCCATAGCCGAAATCGTGAACAACATGGTGGAGCTCTCTCACAGGGGCGAAAACGTCGACCTCAACGCCCTCAAATCCGCCGCTTGCCGAAAGTACGGACTCTCCCGCGCCCCCAAACTCGTGGAGATGATCGCGGCGTTGCCCGAGTCAGAACGCGACTCGCTCCTCCCTCGCCTCCGGGCCAAGCCGGTTCGAACCGCCTCAGGAATCGCCGTGGTCGCCGTGATGTCGAAGCCTCACAGGTGTCCACATATAGCAACCACGGGGAATATTTGTGTTTATTGCCCTGGAGGACCTGATTCTGATTTTGAGTACAGTACACAGTCGTACACTGGATACGAGCCCACCAGCATGCGCGCGATTCGTGCTAG ATATAACCCATATGTCCAGGCTAGAAACAGGATCGATCAGCTGAAGCGGCTGGGTCATAGTGTAGACAAG GTAGAGTTCATTTTAATGGGTGGTACCTTCATGTCACTGCCAGCCGAGTACCGTGATTACTTTACAAGGAATCTACATGATGCTTTGTCAGGACACACTTCTGCCAATGTTGAAGAGGCTGTTGCCTACTCAGAGCATAGTGCAATAAAGTGTATTGGAATGACCATTGAAAC GAGGCCAGATTACTGTCTTGGACCTCATTTGCGGCAAATGCTTTCTTATGGTTGTACACGGCTGGAGATTGGAGTTCAAAGCACCTACGAGGATGTTGCCCGTGACACTAATAGAGGACATACAGTAGCTGCTGTGGCTGATTGTTTTTGCTTGGCCAAGGATGCTGGTTTCAAG GTTGTTGCTCATATGATGCCCGACCTTCCAAATGTTGGGGTAGAGAGGGACTTGGAAAGTTTCCGGGAGTTTTTTGAAAGCCCTATGTTTAGAGCTGATGGGCTCAAAATATATCCAACACTTGTAATTCGTGGAACTGGGCtttatgagctttggaaaacgGGCAG GTATAGGAATTACCCACCTGAGCAACTTGTAGACATTGTAGCAAGAATTCTAGCCATGGTACCCCCTTGGACTCGTGTTTATAGAGTTCAGAGGGATATTCCTATGCCTCTGGTTACTTCTGGGGTTGAGAAAGGAAATCTACGGGAGCTAGCTTTAGCTAGGATGGATGACTTGGGCTTGAAATGCCGTGATGTTCGGACACGTGAAGCTGGAATCCAG GACATCCACCACAAAATTAAGCCAGAGGAGGTTGAGCTTGTTCGCCGTGATTATACAGCAAATGAAGGTTGGGaaacttttctttcatatgAGGATACACGCCAG GATATTCTTGTTGGGTTGTTGCGCTTGCGCAAATGTGGGCGAAACACTACTTGCCCAGAGCTGATTGGCAGATGTTCAATTGTTCGTGAACTCCATGTTTATGGGACTGCAGTCCCAGTCCATGGACGGGATGCTGACAAGCTTCAACACCAG GGTTATGGTACACTTCTGATGGAGGCGGCAGAAGGGATTGCTGGGAGAGAGCACAGATCAACAAAAATAGCAGTTATTTCTGGTGTTGGAACGCGTCATTACTACAGGAAACTGGGGTATGAGCTTGAAGGGCCGTACATGGTGAAATATCTTGTATGA
- the LOC117904966 gene encoding heme chaperone HemW encodes MLKSTFTPILSIITPKPTTSKPSKIFTKAFSQSPPTVRKNDSHNPSTTTPPHNLPPVSAYIHLPFCRKRCHYCDFPIVALGSSFTPPPEDDPRILNYTQLICREIEATKPECYPTPPLETVFFGGGTPSLVPPRLVSDIVEALRLKFGLCLDAEMSMEMDPGTFDAEKLKGLMELGVNRVSLGVQAFQEEMLRGCGRAHGVKEIYEAIETVKSCGVENWSVDLISSLPHQTPEMWEESLQLVIEAQPTHVSVYDLQVEQGTKFGILYTPGEFPLPSETQSADFYRMASTTLSNAGYNHYEISSYCKGGFECKHNLTYWENKPFYGFGLGSASYVGGVRFSRPRKMKEYMGYVQSLETEVVGCGGNSVDAKDVAMDVVMLSLRTARGLDLKSFRNSFGSSFVASLCKAYRPYVKSGHVVCLDEQRRPVTANEFSSLLSKDDGIEERLAFVRLSDPDGFLLSNELISLAFQAIAP; translated from the exons ATGCTCAAATCAACCTTCACTCCCATTCTCTCGATTATCACCCCCAAACCCACAACCTCAAAACCCTCTAAAATCTTCACCAAAGCCTTCTCACAATCCCCACCAACTGTTCGAAAAAATGATTCACACAACCCCTCCACCACAACCCCACCACATAATCTCCCTCCTGTTTCAGCTTATATTCACCTCCCTTTCTGCAGAAAGCGCTGCCACTACTGTGATTTCCCAATTGTCGCTCTCGGGTCTTCTTTTACCCCACCACCTGAGGACGATCCCAGAATCTTGAACTACACCCAACTCATTTGTCGAGAAATTGAAGCGACAAAACCAGAATGCTATCCCACCCCACCTCTTGAAACAGTGTTTTTTGGAGGCGGCACGCCATCCCTTGTGCCGCCGAGGCTGGTTTCTGATATAGTTGAAGCGTTGAGGTTGAAGTTTGGGTTGTGCTTGGATGCTGAAATGTCCATGGAAATGGACCCTGGGACTTTTGATGCAGAGAAACTGAAGGGATTGATGGAGTTGGGTGTGAATAGGGTGTCTTTGGGAGTTCAGGCATTTCAGGAAGAGATGTTGAGGGGATGTGGGAGAGCACATGGTGTGAAGGAGATTTATGAGGCAATTGAGACAGTCAAGTCATGTGGGGTTGAGAACTGGAGTGTGGATCTCATCTCTTCTCTCCCTCACCAAACACCAGAAATGTGGGAGGAGAGTTTGCAGCTTGTCATTGAAGCGCAGCCTACCCATGTGTCGGTTTATGATTTGCAAGTTGAACAAGGCACCAAATTTGGAATACT GTACACACCAGGGGAGTTCCCTCTGCCTTCTGAAACCCAATCAGCAGACTTCTATAGAATGGCTTCCACCACCCTTTCTAATGCGGGCTATAATCATTATGAAATCAGCAGTTACTGCAAGGGTGGGTTTGAGTGCAAGCACAATCTTACCTATTGGGAGAACAAACCTTTCTATGGTTTTGGCCTTGGGTCTGCCAGTTATGTTGGTGGAGTGAGGTTTTCAAGGCCGAGAAAGATGAAAGAGTATATGGGTTATGTGCAGAGCTTGGAAACCGAGGTGGTGGGTTGTGGGGGTAATTCTGTTGATGCCAAGGATGTGGCAATGGATGTTGTGATGCTGTCTCTTAGAACTGCCAGAGGCTTGGATTTGAAGTCCTTCAGAAATTCATTTGGTAGCTCTTTTGTTGCCTCTCTTTGCAAGGCCTATAGACCCTATGTGAAAAGTGGGCATGTGGTTTGTTTGGATGAGCAGAGGAGACCTGTAACTGCAAATGAATTCAGCTCCTTGCTATCCAAAGATGATGGGATTGAAGAACGGCTGGCATTTGTTCGGCTTAGTGATCCTGATGGTTTCCTCCTATCAAATGAATTGATATCACTAGCATTTCAGGCCATAGCTCCTTAA